A region from the Takifugu rubripes chromosome 22, fTakRub1.2, whole genome shotgun sequence genome encodes:
- the retreg1 gene encoding reticulophagy regulator 1, translating to MSRETRTAGARMAVTAAMEPPSQAAREQDAPCGRAGGRVSGVISWQQRPCTTSALFAAANALFGLLAFSSFRLFSILAILLALLVVMATSLDFAGSRSAETRSWCIMTASWEIIDPGRDGQSGPAPQPGDSLRLFLQETSAFKQQNPGKFCLLVCSLCTFLAVLGRYVPGMVLSYVLVLGVFLWPLISPHDVSLWLKPVLQKLDFGVGELLQKIKENHERRLSQARREHETIESDLSSMFPKLDSTVCKEMSVSDTDASDVTWTDNGTFNLSEGHTPQTENSEDLDREEAFTGGLPEFPSLDNGTTTNGDGEDDLSLDLPSSPPRSEEPVKPRQTPPAPGDQPADRALELVTQIAGDVITATVTAAIQEKINAAVALATGGNLEGTKLPGSSRLLELVEESDSEVEDFELLDQSELERLEGELGLGGGPVRQEVQAPGDKPDSTGFFSKLLRRH from the exons ATGAGCCGGGAAACACGGACCGCAGGCGCCCGGATGGCCGTGACCGCTGCGATGGAGCCCCCCAGCCAGGCAGCCCGGGAGCAGGACGCGCCGTGCGGGCGCGCGGGGGGTCGCGTGAGCGGCGTGATCAGCTGGCAGCAGAGGCCGTGCACAACTTCCGCGCTGTTCGCTGCGGCCAACGCGCTGTTCGG GCTTTTggccttcagctccttcaggctCTTCAGCATCCTGGCCATCCTGCTGGCTCtcctggttgtcatggcaaccagcCTAGACTTTGCTGGTTCCAGATCAGCAG AAACTCGCTCGTGGTGCATCATGACAGCAAG TTGGGAGATCATTGACCCGGGTCGGGACGGCCAGTCCGGACCGGCTCCCCAGCCCGGCGACTCCCTCAGACTCTTCCTGCAGGAGACGTCTGCGTTCAAACAGCAAAACCCTGGAAAG TTCTGCCTGCTGGTCTGCAGCCTGTGCACGTTCCTGGCCGTGCTCGGACGCTACGTTCCCGGGATGGTTCTCTCCTATGTCCTGG TTCTGGGCGTTTTCCTCTGGCCGCTCATTTCACCTCACGACGTCAGTTTGTGGCTCAAACCGGTTCTGCAGAAACTGGACTTTGGAGTCGGAGAGTTGCTTCAGAAGATCAAAGAGAACCATG AGCGAAGGCTCTCGCAGGCTCGGAGGGAGCACGAAACCATCGAGTCCGACCTGTCCTCCATGTTCCCAAAG CTCGACTCTACGGTGTGTAAAGAAATGTCTGTTTCGGACACGGACGCGTCCGACGTGACGTGGACGGACAACGGAACCTTTAACCTGTCAGAGGGACACACGCCACAGACGGAGAACTCGGAGG ACCTGGACAGAGAAGAAGCTTTTACTGGCGGTCTCCCAGAATTCCCATCCCTTGACAATGGGACAACAACCAACGGCGATGGCGAGGACGACCTCAGCCTCGACCTTCCTTCATCGCCGCCTCGCTCGGAGGAGCCAGTCAAACCCAGACAGACGCCACCTGCTCCCGGAGACCAACCCGCCGACAGAGCCCTGGAGCTAGTCACGCAGATAGCCGGTGATGTCATCACCGCCACCGTCACCGCTGCCATCCAGGAGAAAATCAACGCGGCGGTCGCCCTGGCAACGGGCGGCAACTTGGAGGGGACAAAACTCCCAGGATCCTccaggctgctggagctggtggAAGAATCTGACAGCGAGGTAGAGGACtttgagctgctggaccagTCTGAGTTGGAAAGACTGGAAGGGGAACTGGGGCTGGGAGGGGGGCCGGTCAGACAGGAGGTTCAGGCTCCTGGTGACAAACCTGATTCTACTGGTTTCTtctccaaactcctgcggcgCCATTGA
- the znf622 gene encoding LOW QUALITY PROTEIN: zinc finger protein 622 (The sequence of the model RefSeq protein was modified relative to this genomic sequence to represent the inferred CDS: deleted 1 base in 1 codon), with translation MSYTCISCRVAFTDGELQRAHYKTDWHRYNLKRKVAEMPPVTAENFQERVMAQRAAAEQQLSDAAATEGCAVCNKRFSSVNAYQNHLQSHKHQHAEKLALLAAQKKVEKMNEKNLEKGLGDGKVDHDARNEALQQALKEQQRPKGATASEEPSRPRAERPPRMMWLEEQAKRREEGGGAAAEEEEWEDVEDDEMDDDDDDEEEEAMDDDPAAPPGLHPPPLPGSLPLTDCLFCCHHSRSLMKNIAHMTKVHSFFIPDVEFLVDLGGLIRYLGEKVGAGKVCLWCNERGRSFYSTEAVQSHMTDKSHCKLFTDGDAALEFADFYDFRSSYPDRKEGEDDGADQELPDQKTLEYDEETLELTLPSGAKIGHRSLMRYYKQHFGAERAVVLSHSRNAVGRVLRQYRALGWGGEGGGILQKPRDMQYVQMMKSKWRLKMGMRHNTTRQKHFRAQVMF, from the exons ATGTCCTACACCTGCATCAGCTGCAGAGTTGCGTTCACCGATGGCGAGCTGCAGCGAGCGCACTACAAAACTGACTGGCACCGCTATAACCTGAAGAGGAAGGTGGCCGAGATGCCGCCGGTCACAGCTGAGAACTTCCAGGAGCGCGTGATGGCCCAGCGGGCGGccgcagagcagcagctgagcgaCGCTGCGGCCACTGAGGGCTGCGCCGTCTGCAACAAGAGGTTCTCCAGCGTCAACGCCTACCAGAACCACCTACAGTCGCACAAACACCAGCACGCTGAGAAGCTGGCTCTGCTCGCTGCACAGAAGAAGGTAGAGAAGATGAACGAGAAGAACCTTGAGAAAGGGCTCGGCGACGGAAAGGTGGACCACGACGCCAGGAatgaagctctgcagcaggccctgaaggagcagcagaggcccAAAGGTGCCACCGCCTCGGAGGAACCATCGAGGCCGAGGGCAGAGAGACCTCCCAGGATGATGTGGCTGGAGGAACAAGCCAaacggagggaggagggaggtggagctgcagctgaagaag AAGAATGGGAGGACGTTGAGGATGATGAGAtggacgatgacgatgatgacgaagaggaggaggcgatGGACGATGACCCTGCTGCTCCGCCCGGCCTCCACCCG CCCCCCCTGCCGGGCTCCCTCCCGCTCACCGACTGCCTGTTCTGCTGCCACCACTCCAGGTCGCTGATGAAGAACATCGCCCACATGACCAAGGTCCACAGTTTCTTCATCCCTGACGTGGAGTTCCTCGTGGACCTCGGAGGCCTCATCCGCTACCTGG GAGAGAAGGTGGGGGCTGgaaaggtgtgtttgtggtgtaACGAGCGGGGGCGCTCCTTCTACTCCACCGAGGCCGTTCAGAGTCACATGACAGACAAAAGTCACTGTAAACTCTTCACGGACGGCGACGCCGCGCTGGAGTTCGCAGACTTCTACGATTTCAG GAGCAGCTACCctgacaggaaggagggggaggacgacGGAGCGGACCAAGAGCTGCCCGACCAGAAGACGCTGGAGTACGACGAGGAAACGCTGGAGCTGACGCTGCCTTCAG GGGCTAAAATCGGCCATCGCTCCCTGATGAGGTACTACAAACAGCACTTCGGAGCCGAGCGAGCGGTGGTGCTGTCGCACAGCAGGAACGCCGTGGGCAGAGTCCTGCGGCAGTACCGAGCTCTGGGCTGGGGCGGCGAAG GGGGCGGCATCCTGCAGAAGCCGCGGGACATGCAGTACGTCCAGATGATGAAGTCAAAATGGAGGCTGAAGATGGGGATGAGGCACAACACCACCCGGCAGAAACACTTCAGAGCTCAGGTCATGttctga
- the marchf11 gene encoding E3 ubiquitin-protein ligase MARCH11, whose amino-acid sequence MSTEAAEAGPAGGGAAVSRRHTCEDGPQGRPQSGDEGPSCGDTRGGDGDGGGDAGSDAAAAGSGSCQARAMSSNSSSETCIPTPSCRICFQGAEQGDLLNPCRCDGSVRHTHQHCLLKWISERGCWTCELCCYRFQVVAINMKRPWQWQAVTITLVEKVQIIAVFLGSLFLVASISWLLWSALSPQAIWQRRDVLFQICYGMYGFMDLVCIGLIVHEGAAVYSVFLRWRAVNLHWDVQSYNKAKDMEEASAAHSALAPRTLWLPLVSFRPDGSLQATQLGSRSWTRLCLGSFCPRLLPRTNPGQENDSGEVVIRITSV is encoded by the exons ATGAGCACAGAGGCGGCAGAGGCGGGTCCAGCCGGCGGAGGCGCCGCCGTCAGCCGCCGCCACACCTGCGAGGACGGTCCCCAAGGACGTCCGCAGTCCGGGGACGAGGGCCCGAGCTGCGGGGACACACGcggcggggacggggacgggggcgGGGACGCGGGCAGCGACGCCGCCGCGGCGGGGAGCGGCTCGTGCCAGGCGCGCGCGATGagctccaacagcagcagcgagaCGTGCATCCCCACCCCCAGCTGCAGGATCTGCTTCCAGGGCGCAGAACAG GGCGACCTGTTGAACCCGTGTCGCTGTGACGGCTCGGTGCGCCACACCCACCAGCACTGTCTGCTGAAGTGGATCAGCGAGCGCGGCTGCTGGACCTGCGAGCTCTGCTGCTACCGCTTCCAGGTGGTGGCCATCAACATGAAGAGACCGTGGCAG tggCAGGCCGTCACCATCACCCTGGTGGAGAAGGTCCAGATCATCGCCGTGTTCCTGGGCTCGCTCTTCCTGGTGGCGAGCATCTCCTGGCTGCTGTGGTCGGCCCTCAGCCCCCAGGCCATCTGGCAACGCCGCGACGTCCTCTTCCAGATCTGCTACGGCATGTACGGCTTCATGGACCTGGTCTGCATAG GCCTGATTGTCCACGAGGGGGCAGCAGTGTACAGCGTCTTCCTGCGCTGGCGCGCCGTGAACCTGCACTGGGACGTTCAGAGCTACAACAAGGCCAAGGACATGGAGGAGGCCAGCGCCGCTCACTCCGCGCTGGCCCCCAGGACGCTCTGGCTGCCCCTGGTCAGTTTCAGGCCCGACGGGTCCTTACAGGCGACCCAGCTGGGGTCGCGGTCGTGGACCCGCCTGTGTTTGGGCTCGTTCTGCCCCAGATTGCTGCCCAGAACCAACCCGGGCCAGGAAAACGACTCCGGAGAGGTTGTCATTCGCATAACGTCGGTGTGA